The Candidatus Methylomirabilota bacterium DNA window GCGGGCAACAGGCCTGAAAGCTGGTTCGAGCGATCCACCTTTAAGGTATTGTGGGAGGATGATCCGACCATTTCTCAACCGCCCTGCATACGCCTCCATGCACTCTTTCAACATCGCGAAGAACTCCTCGATCTCGATCATTGTGGCCTTCTTTCGGTACGACTGATCAATGATTGCCATCGCTTCTTGACCTCATGCACGCTGAGGAGTCGGTTGCATTCCTGCCAAGGCTTCGGAAGAGAATGCCTGTAGGTTTTGGCTTCTCGTTGCAAAATTGGATACAGGGGCAGAATAGGATAGACGCCACCCCTGAGATTGCTCCCCTGAGCAGCAGCACGTACGAAAGGGACGACCTGCCGGACGGCCGGAAGGAGATAGCGAGGATGTGCCGGCACACGGAACAGCACCCAACGGTCCATGGAACCACATTTGTTGACCGCGGCGGCTAGGGCCAGAAAGTATGCCCGTGGGTTGACCAGCGACAGCACTTGCGAGAAGCCCATGCCCTCAACTCGCCGAACCGCCTTGACCAGTGCTTCCGTGAGCGCCTCCAACTTCGTCCAGTGACCAGCAGGGGTAGGTCGAAACCATCGCCAGGAAGGCGGCCCCCAATCTTCCCCCTCGGGATTCCGGGCGCGGCTCATTTCCGTCTCCAATACAATTGCACCCCTGGAATCCGCTGGTTGGGTTTCCAGCGTTGAGCTATCCACTGCAGCGAATGCTACCCAGCCCTCCCCGCGCAAATCCCGAAGGTTTGCGTCGGCCTCCCTCCATGTGTTCCATTCCCGCCGAGTGTGAACCTCTGCCCGAAAATAGTTGCCCAGACAGGCGGCGGCATTACAAGGGAGGATCAGCAACACCTTTGCTTTTCGAAGATCACGCAGTTGAATCCAAGAATGCTTCACCAGAGCAACTCCTCTGACATTGGAGTATAACGTGGGGGCGTTGCCGAACTCGTGAGCGAGTTGGCCGGAGGCCGGAGCCGGCAAATGCCATATTATGTGGCGCGCTTAGCTTGACTCTTCGAGTTCAGTGATCCGCCGCCGTCGGTAGCTCATGTAGGAAGCCCGGCCCACATCATTCACAAACACGGCGTTAAATGACGCACCGACTAGTCCACCAATCACCGGCACAATTTGCAGGGCTTTCCGCTTCGTAAGTTGGATACCCAAGCTCTTTGCAAACTGCCGCATCGCCGCGAGCACTGAAAGGCGACTGATCTCCTTGCAGGCAACAGCCTCGTTCATTTTCTTCCAGGTAACCTTCAGCAAGATTTGCTCGATCTGCTTGAGTCCCACAAGGAATTCCATTTTTGCCTTGATGTCTCCTGTCGATCCTGTACGCAGGATATGCATGACGTACTCTTGTTCTGCCTCCTTCGTTACGTCATAGCCGTAGCAGAGACCCATCTGCTGGATGAGACGCAGAGAGATTGTGAACAACAGGGGGATATCCGCGACAAGACCCGGCAGACCGGCTGCCCCCGTGGCACCGCCTTCCGCTGCCGCGTATCCAACGTGCCAACCCCAGTAGTGCTTGGCTCCTGCGTCTGCAGCCTTCAGTTCGTCGCGATACTCTCCGAGGAGGGTTTCAACCTTCTGACGGGTCTCCCCCTCGTTGATGATTAGTTGTGTGGCAGAGCCTACCCCGGACAGAAATCCTTGAATCGCTTTGGCGACGGCTTCCTGTAACCCTTCCGGGATTGACAACTCGGCTGCCTTCTGGGCAGGCCACAGGATGAAGTCGCCAACCTGCGAAACGAATCCCGGACCTTGGGACTCCCAACGCTCGATTTCGAGCTTTGCTTGCCTGATATACTCGTCGTCCATCCGCGCCTCCTCTCAGCGAAACTTTTGTCTGAGCCGCCTCTCACAGTGAAGCCTCAGTGCCTCGTGCCTCTTCGCAGCCATTGAGTTCCCTTTAGCCAGCCCCCTCTGATCAACTGGGGGGGTCTTTGAAACCTTTTTCCCAGAGGATCATACCTATGCATGAAGTTTGATATGGGAGATCCATGTTCAAATAACCTGGTCCCGCCTCAGGTCAGCGATATCTCCGTCGCTCAGCCCAAGCCATCCCCTCAGGACCTCCTCGGTGTGTTGCCCCAGGAGGGGTGGAGGCAGGACTGCATCTTTCCGATCGCCGCCCATCTTCACCGGGTTCCCGAGGGCCGGCAGAGGGGTGCCTGTCGCCGGATGGGTCAGGTGCAGGAGCATCTGTCGGGCCTCGACCTGGGGAAGGGCGAGAACCTGGTCGATGGTGTGGACCGGAGCGGCCGGGATCCGGCGCTCCTCAAAGATAGCCATCCATTCTGCGGCGGTGCGGCGCTGAAAAACCTCTTCCAGGATCGGGATGAGCAGCTCCCGATGCTTGACCCGGTTGTTATTGGTCGCGAAGCGATCCTCCTGGGCGAGATCTGGCCTCTCGATGGCCTCGCAAAACACGGGCCAGAGGTAATCCACCCCCCAGAGGGCGACGACCAGATAGCCTTCCCGGGTCTCAAAGGCCTGGTAAGGAACCACGTTAGGATGGGCAGACCCCACGGGCTCGGGTATCTCACCCGAGGCGAGATAATACTGGGCGTGATAATGCAAAAGGCTCACCTGGACGTCGAACATGCTTACGTCGATCTGTTCTCCCTGCCCGGTTCTCTCGCGCCGGTAGAGTGCTGCCGCGACCCCGAAAGCCCCAGCCATTCCTGCAGCCAAATCTCCGACGGGGACCCCCATCTTCACCGGGGGTCGCCCGGGCTCGCCGGTAATGCTCATGGGGCCGGCCATGGCCTGGACGGTGAGGTCAAAGGCGGGAGCATCCGTGAGCGGTCCCCAGGCGCCGTAGCCCGAGACGGAGCAGGCGATGATCCGAGGATTGACGGCCTTGAGGCTTTCGTAGCCGAGGCCGAGGCGATCCATGGTTCCGGGGCGGAAATTGTCGATGACGACATCTGCTTTTTCGACGAGGCGCAGGAAAAGGGACTGTCCCCTTTCCGTCTTGAGGTTCAGGGCCACACTTTTTTTTCCGACATTTCCAGCAACGAAAACAGCACTCAGACCATCGTGGTAATAGAGCGTGGTTTGGCGGGCCTGGTCCCCCTCGAGCGGCTCCTCGATCTTGATGACTTCGGCACCGAGGAATGCGAGCAACATCGTCCCGTACGGCCCGGAAATGATCCGGGTCAAATCCAGAACCTTCACCCCGCTCAAAGCTGTCATGCCACTTCCGCTAAAGCCTGCGGTTGACGATCCATCTGTTTTGATCCCCCTCTGAAGCGGGGTACTCTCGAAGAACAAGAAGCCGTTCCACTACGAGTCGGATGTTGTCCTCCAGGAGGCCCCAGAAAACTATCTCGGCGACCGGGGACGCTTCAAGTGGGTCTCCAGTGCCGCGATGAATTCTCTGGCGGCATCTAGAGTGACCTTCGCCTCCTTCGCGGGAAAGGGATCGGCAGCATAGTCGCCGCGATTTCGCAGTTCAAAGGCGCGGTATAGCGCCTGGTGAAGCTTCCGCGGTACATGGCCCCCCTTCACCAGGTGTTGCGAAAAGGCGGAGATGACCTGGGAATGTTTCGAGAATGCCAGCCCTTTGGCCAGCAGGGCGGCCTCGGCTAGGTAGAACATGGCGTAGTAGGCCCGGGACGCGCTGAAGTCGTAGTCTCTACTTTTGTAAAGCTGCTCGGCAGCCGCAAGACTCCTTCGGCCTTTCTCCATTAGTTTCTTGACATCTCCGGTCATGCGACCTTGACCCCTTCCCGTTTCACATTCAGCAAGAAGGGGGAGCCTCCGGTTTCGTACTCTTGCTGTCGGATGGGAAGAGCAGAGAGGACCACGTCGTGTCCGGCGCTGAAGGAGACCTCGTAGGCAATGTCCTGGATGCGATGGAACTCCTGCCAGAAGTCTTTGTAATCCCTTAGGATCACCAAGACGTCAACATCGGAACTCTCATCAGCATCCTTCCGGGCGCGCGAGCCGTAAAGCAGAACCCTCTTGAGCGTGTCCCCGTATGCCTGCCGAAGCTGCTGGATCAAGCTTCGCAGGACCCGCTCCCACGGTTGAGCCCCCTCGCTCTTGAGGGGGCGGCCCTGCTCTTCCATCCATTGATCAATCCGCTCTCTTTTGAACCGCCACTGTCCGCCCACTTTCGAGGCGGGAATCTTCCCTTGCTGAGCCCACTGGTAGATCAGATCCCGGCTCAGCCGAAGATACGTCGCTACCTCTTTGACCGTCATCCAGCTTGTATTCATATTCATTCTTGGACCAAACTTTCGGAAAATTTCATAAAGTTTCGCAGAATTTCATAATAACGTCAAGGGAAATGTCACCCGGGACGAGGGGGGATTAGGGCGGATTGCGGGGTTCCACAACGTGCTCGACAGCCAGAAGGAAAGAGGCTATCATCGGCCCGCCCAGCGATGGGAGCGGGGCATTCCTCCATCACGAATTGAGAAACTCTGTTGGAATGCTGTTATCGGGAGCGGTACCTTGAGCGGCCGCATCATTTTGTTGGTGGTAGTCGGGATCTTCACCTGGGGTACGCCTGGCTTGGCTGCGCAGCAGGGGGATCCTGAGCAGGGGAAGGAGCGTTACGTCGAATACTGTCTCCAGTGCCACGGGGGCCGCGGGGAAGGCTGGGGATGGAGTAATAAAATTCCACCACCCCCCGTCCCCGTTCCGGACCTTTCAGATCCCGAGCTCATGAAGGAGCTGTCGGATCAATATCTGTTTGACATTATCAAAGGGGGCGGAGAGGTGGTCGGAAAGACCCGCTTGATGCCCCCTGCGGGACGCGTGATGAGCGATGAAGAAATTTGGGATGTCGTGGCCTACCTGCGATCCTTAACTCGAAGCGTCCAGGGGCCAAATAACAAATAAAAAAATATGAAGAGACGATGAAGTCTGCCAGCACAGGGGGAACGATGATGAGACAGCAGTGGTGGTCGTGGGGGGTTCTTCTCTGTGGACTTGGCGTCGGGGGATTGATCTCGGGCCTAGGGTCCTCCTATGCCCATGAGGGACGCGAGGCGGCCGGACGGTTTCCCCACTCGGTGACGCTCGGCGACTTCAATGGCGACGGACGACTGGACATGGCCATCGCCGCTTCGGCGGAACGGAAGATTACCGTCCTCCTGGGAGATGGCAAGGGTGGGGTGGCTTCGAATCATTCGTACGCGGTCGGGCGAGGTCCTATCTGGGTGACGGCCGGGGACCTGAACGGCGATGGCCACTTGGACTTGGTCTCAACCAACAGCGGTGCAGGGACCGTGACCTTATATTTTAATGACGGCACAGGCCGCTTCACAAAGCGGCAGGATCTTGAGGCGTTCAAGGCGCCGGTGGCGGCGGTGGTCGGGGATTTTGATCGAGATGGCAAGATGGATTTGTCGGTGGCCGATACGTTGCTCTCGCGTGTCCTCATCTTCCGGGGAGATGGGACAGGGCAGTTGAAACCGACAGAGCAATATCCCTCCGGTCGTCGGCCCCATATCATGGCCGAGGCCGATCTCAACAAGGACGGACTCACTGACCTCCTGGTGACAAGCCTGGGGCAGCATACCATCTCAGTCCTCCTCGGGAAGGGAGATGGAACGTTCCATGGCCCCAAGGCTATCAAGGTCGGTCGGTTTCCTCACTATATGGCCATCGCCGACTTCACGGGAGACAGTCATCCGGATGTGGCGGTTGTCTGTGCAGGGGAAGATGCGGTCTATCTGTTAGCCGGTAATGGAAAGGGCGATCTGCGTAAGGTCGCCGAGTTCCCAGCTGGTGCCAATCCCCATCCTATCGTGACCG harbors:
- a CDS encoding EcsC family protein, giving the protein MDDEYIRQAKLEIERWESQGPGFVSQVGDFILWPAQKAAELSIPEGLQEAVAKAIQGFLSGVGSATQLIINEGETRQKVETLLGEYRDELKAADAGAKHYWGWHVGYAAAEGGATGAAGLPGLVADIPLLFTISLRLIQQMGLCYGYDVTKEAEQEYVMHILRTGSTGDIKAKMEFLVGLKQIEQILLKVTWKKMNEAVACKEISRLSVLAAMRQFAKSLGIQLTKRKALQIVPVIGGLVGASFNAVFVNDVGRASYMSYRRRRITELEESS
- a CDS encoding HEPN domain-containing protein is translated as MTGDVKKLMEKGRRSLAAAEQLYKSRDYDFSASRAYYAMFYLAEAALLAKGLAFSKHSQVISAFSQHLVKGGHVPRKLHQALYRAFELRNRGDYAADPFPAKEAKVTLDAAREFIAALETHLKRPRSPR
- a CDS encoding VCBS repeat-containing protein; amino-acid sequence: MMRQQWWSWGVLLCGLGVGGLISGLGSSYAHEGREAAGRFPHSVTLGDFNGDGRLDMAIAASAERKITVLLGDGKGGVASNHSYAVGRGPIWVTAGDLNGDGHLDLVSTNSGAGTVTLYFNDGTGRFTKRQDLEAFKAPVAAVVGDFDRDGKMDLSVADTLLSRVLIFRGDGTGQLKPTEQYPSGRRPHIMAEADLNKDGLTDLLVTSLGQHTISVLLGKGDGTFHGPKAIKVGRFPHYMAIADFTGDSHPDVAVVCAGEDAVYLLAGNGKGDLRKVAEFPAGANPHPIVTADFDGDGLLDLVVGNRSTRDLTILKGDGTGAFTRLPGVKLPDDPIVLATGDFDRDGKPDLVLIFASLNVASIYRGDGKGGFIPPAKAERRND
- a CDS encoding helix-turn-helix domain-containing protein translates to MTVKEVATYLRLSRDLIYQWAQQGKIPASKVGGQWRFKRERIDQWMEEQGRPLKSEGAQPWERVLRSLIQQLRQAYGDTLKRVLLYGSRARKDADESSDVDVLVILRDYKDFWQEFHRIQDIAYEVSFSAGHDVVLSALPIRQQEYETGGSPFLLNVKREGVKVA
- a CDS encoding cytochrome c yields the protein MSGRIILLVVVGIFTWGTPGLAAQQGDPEQGKERYVEYCLQCHGGRGEGWGWSNKIPPPPVPVPDLSDPELMKELSDQYLFDIIKGGGEVVGKTRLMPPAGRVMSDEEIWDVVAYLRSLTRSVQGPNNK
- a CDS encoding CaiB/BaiF CoA-transferase family protein, which gives rise to MTALSGVKVLDLTRIISGPYGTMLLAFLGAEVIKIEEPLEGDQARQTTLYYHDGLSAVFVAGNVGKKSVALNLKTERGQSLFLRLVEKADVVIDNFRPGTMDRLGLGYESLKAVNPRIIACSVSGYGAWGPLTDAPAFDLTVQAMAGPMSITGEPGRPPVKMGVPVGDLAAGMAGAFGVAAALYRRERTGQGEQIDVSMFDVQVSLLHYHAQYYLASGEIPEPVGSAHPNVVPYQAFETREGYLVVALWGVDYLWPVFCEAIERPDLAQEDRFATNNNRVKHRELLIPILEEVFQRRTAAEWMAIFEERRIPAAPVHTIDQVLALPQVEARQMLLHLTHPATGTPLPALGNPVKMGGDRKDAVLPPPLLGQHTEEVLRGWLGLSDGDIADLRRDQVI